One stretch of Thermoflexus sp. DNA includes these proteins:
- a CDS encoding glycosyltransferase, with protein MPPIILFLIPELPDPPNKGGSIRAFHVLRRLARLAPVGVLALAERAGEPPAIWRSMAHEVFLFPWRPRSLWTRLGQLLLSSRPDLAFRYRVPALARALQRLLAQRSVCAIHIEGLEMAWAVEDLLDGPRGARPALVLDELNAEYRLQERLFQADRGDPRRWPGAFYSGLQARRLRRYESGIVRRVDWVVAVSEPDARDLEALGTARPPVVAPNGVDTAFFHPEAVAPFPLGEPAFVFTGSMDYRPNIDAACWLAQAIWPAVRSALPEARLYLVGRRPSRAVRRLQAIPGVHVVGEVPDVRPYLAGATVYVAPLRAGGGTRLKILEAMAMGKAIVSTPMGCDGLAVADGEHVWLADGEAFAAAMIALARDPSQRRALGEAARRLAVARYDWEQTLAPLETLYRTEILRHVPRRE; from the coding sequence ATGCCGCCGATCATCCTCTTTCTGATCCCTGAGCTCCCCGACCCTCCGAACAAAGGGGGATCCATCCGGGCTTTCCATGTGCTGCGGCGCCTGGCCCGGCTGGCGCCTGTAGGGGTTCTGGCGCTCGCCGAGCGGGCCGGCGAGCCCCCGGCGATCTGGCGATCCATGGCCCATGAGGTGTTCCTCTTCCCATGGCGCCCGCGATCCCTCTGGACCCGCCTCGGCCAGCTCCTCCTTTCCTCCCGACCGGACCTCGCCTTTCGGTACCGGGTTCCTGCTCTGGCAAGGGCATTGCAGCGCCTGCTCGCGCAACGTTCGGTTTGCGCGATCCATATCGAGGGCCTGGAGATGGCCTGGGCGGTGGAGGACCTTCTGGACGGTCCCCGGGGCGCCCGGCCGGCCCTGGTCCTGGACGAATTGAACGCGGAGTATCGTCTGCAGGAACGGTTGTTCCAGGCGGATCGAGGGGATCCCCGGCGCTGGCCTGGCGCGTTTTACTCCGGGCTCCAGGCGCGCCGGTTGCGGCGTTACGAATCCGGCATCGTGCGCCGGGTGGATTGGGTGGTCGCGGTCTCGGAACCGGATGCTCGGGATCTGGAGGCCCTGGGGACCGCCCGCCCGCCGGTGGTGGCGCCGAATGGGGTCGACACGGCGTTCTTCCATCCGGAGGCCGTAGCGCCGTTCCCCCTCGGGGAGCCGGCTTTCGTGTTCACCGGATCGATGGATTATCGCCCGAACATCGATGCCGCCTGCTGGCTGGCTCAGGCGATCTGGCCGGCCGTGCGATCTGCCCTTCCAGAGGCCCGGCTTTACCTGGTGGGTCGCCGGCCTTCTCGGGCGGTGCGCCGGCTCCAGGCGATCCCCGGCGTTCACGTGGTGGGCGAGGTTCCCGATGTGCGCCCTTATCTGGCCGGGGCGACGGTCTATGTGGCGCCCTTGCGGGCGGGGGGTGGAACGCGCTTGAAAATCCTGGAGGCGATGGCTATGGGGAAAGCTATCGTCAGCACGCCGATGGGCTGTGATGGGCTGGCCGTCGCCGATGGAGAGCATGTGTGGCTGGCCGATGGGGAAGCGTTCGCCGCGGCCATGATCGCCCTGGCCCGGGATCCATCCCAACGGAGGGCGCTGGGGGAAGCCGCGCGCCGCCTCGCCGTGGCCCGTTACGATTGGGAACAAACCCTCGCCCCTCTGGAGACCCTCTACCGGACGGAGATCCTGCGGCATGTCCCCCGAAGGGAATGA
- a CDS encoding metal-dependent hydrolase codes for MGAEALLEFPACIFLPDIAMKGFAHFISGVALATFFPEVVRDAAHGAIGPALAGIAAMLPDTLDFRFARWLEQPDRAVDPDPDPPDPGEIARMVKEAVEQAWEERRPVRLMLHTLRLGPDAWRRYRVRFDLGRPAVEVTIGPMVSTGGHLITPEGSSASPLRLPLHIPIRYDYDPEIVVDVFSGPSLAFVPEGNAVRILFLPWHRAWSHSLVLAVLLGITAGLVGGAGIGWVMGLGYALHILEDQLGWMGSNLLWPFTRRRMPGLRWMRSVDPWPNFAVVWLSLILILWNLDRFSASPLLPAWFPLLALPVPLFLWLASRHPIWREGWDEEDPD; via the coding sequence ATGGGGGCGGAAGCGCTCCTGGAATTCCCGGCATGCATCTTCCTTCCGGATATCGCCATGAAAGGCTTCGCGCACTTCATCTCGGGCGTCGCGCTGGCGACGTTCTTTCCGGAGGTGGTGCGGGATGCGGCGCATGGCGCGATCGGTCCGGCGCTGGCAGGGATCGCCGCGATGCTGCCGGATACGCTGGATTTCCGCTTCGCCCGCTGGCTGGAGCAGCCGGATCGCGCGGTGGACCCTGACCCGGATCCCCCCGATCCCGGTGAGATCGCGCGGATGGTGAAAGAGGCGGTGGAGCAAGCCTGGGAAGAGAGGCGCCCGGTTCGCCTCATGCTGCACACCCTGCGCCTGGGGCCGGACGCCTGGCGGCGTTACCGGGTGCGCTTCGATCTCGGGAGGCCAGCGGTCGAGGTCACCATTGGCCCCATGGTGAGCACAGGGGGCCACCTGATCACCCCGGAGGGATCCTCCGCTTCTCCCCTCCGTCTCCCGCTTCATATCCCCATTCGTTACGATTACGATCCGGAAATCGTGGTGGATGTCTTCTCCGGCCCCTCCCTGGCCTTCGTGCCGGAGGGGAACGCGGTGCGGATCCTGTTCCTGCCCTGGCATCGCGCGTGGAGCCACTCGCTGGTCCTGGCGGTCCTCCTGGGGATCACGGCCGGGCTGGTGGGGGGCGCAGGGATCGGGTGGGTCATGGGGCTCGGATATGCGCTGCATATCCTCGAGGATCAGCTGGGATGGATGGGGAGCAACCTCCTCTGGCCGTTCACCCGCCGCCGCATGCCTGGCTTGAGATGGATGCGGAGCGTGGACCCCTGGCCGAATTTCGCCGTCGTGTGGCTCTCATTGATTCTCATCCTGTGGAACCTGGATCGCTTCTCCGCGTCTCCGCTTCTGCCGGCGTGGTTTCCCCTTCTGGCCCTCCCGGTGCCGCTGTTCCTCTGGCTGGCCAGCCGTCATCCGATATGGCGGGAAGGGTGGGATGAGGAGGATCCGGATTAG
- a CDS encoding patatin-like phospholipase family protein, whose product MEAEPYIYGGWTMGKRALVLSGGGGRGAYEVGAIRALYRAGWIPEIFVGTSIGAVNAAALAAGWTAERLVDFWMRLRTPHVHRLHGRIWRSLFTTAPLRATLLRHLDFDRLNDPDNPRVLLVLATDLCRGCPVVFANRPVPKARRVRIGPEHLLASCSIPYVYPATPVEGSLFWDGAVMANTPLNAAIEAGADEIVAVLLAPMPGKAGGWPLPRHPLQALALVLDLALLATFENDYRQLEAINRAVRQGRPLKPGHREIHCHVIAPAAPLPLSRILRYDQPGTQALIAQGEADAQRILEALGW is encoded by the coding sequence GTGGAGGCAGAGCCTTACATCTATGGGGGGTGGACCATGGGAAAGCGCGCGCTGGTGCTGTCGGGAGGGGGTGGACGGGGTGCTTATGAGGTGGGGGCGATCCGGGCGCTGTATCGGGCCGGGTGGATCCCGGAGATCTTTGTGGGCACGTCCATCGGTGCGGTGAACGCGGCCGCCCTCGCGGCGGGCTGGACCGCCGAGCGGCTGGTGGATTTCTGGATGCGCCTGCGAACCCCTCACGTTCATCGGCTTCACGGGCGGATCTGGCGGAGCCTGTTCACCACCGCTCCCCTGCGGGCGACGCTCCTCCGCCATCTGGACTTCGACCGCCTGAATGATCCGGACAACCCGCGGGTGTTGCTGGTGCTGGCCACGGATCTCTGCCGGGGATGCCCCGTGGTCTTCGCGAACCGGCCGGTTCCCAAGGCAAGGCGCGTTCGAATCGGGCCCGAACACCTGCTGGCCAGCTGCAGCATCCCCTATGTTTACCCAGCGACCCCGGTGGAGGGCAGCCTGTTCTGGGACGGAGCGGTGATGGCCAACACGCCGTTGAACGCCGCGATCGAAGCCGGGGCGGATGAGATCGTGGCCGTTCTGCTGGCGCCGATGCCCGGGAAGGCGGGCGGCTGGCCCCTTCCCCGCCATCCCCTCCAGGCCCTGGCCCTGGTGCTGGATCTGGCGCTCCTGGCGACGTTTGAAAACGATTACCGGCAGCTGGAAGCCATCAACCGGGCCGTGCGACAGGGCCGTCCCCTCAAGCCGGGCCATCGGGAGATCCACTGCCACGTGATCGCGCCAGCGGCCCCCCTTCCCCTCTCCCGCATCCTCCGTTACGACCAGCCGGGAACCCAGGCCCTGATCGCTCAGGGGGAAGCTGACGCCCAGCGGATCCTTGAAGCGCTGGGCTGGTGA